The proteins below are encoded in one region of Chitinophagales bacterium:
- a CDS encoding response regulator transcription factor — MSIRVTIFEDNPTRRDGLKLLLDSSPGFESAGAFENCNNVLSDVLSTQPDVVLMDIELPGISGIDAVRKIKEEYPAMAVMMQTVFDHDEKVFQSILAGATGYILKKTPPVKLLEAIQEIYEGGAPMTPEIAMKVLKFFRNKEAQKIQVHYLLTEKEKEILTGLVDGLSYKMIADRLSISYHTVNFHIRNIYQKLHVHSVSEAVAKAIKEKIV; from the coding sequence ATGAGCATTCGTGTAACTATTTTCGAAGACAATCCTACCCGGCGCGACGGATTAAAGTTACTGCTGGACAGTTCGCCAGGCTTCGAATCAGCGGGGGCATTTGAAAACTGTAATAATGTATTAAGTGATGTATTAAGCACGCAGCCGGATGTGGTACTGATGGATATAGAATTACCAGGCATAAGTGGCATTGACGCCGTACGTAAAATTAAGGAAGAATATCCTGCCATGGCCGTTATGATGCAAACGGTATTTGATCATGATGAAAAAGTATTTCAATCGATTCTGGCGGGTGCCACCGGTTATATATTAAAGAAAACTCCGCCTGTTAAACTGCTGGAAGCCATACAGGAAATTTATGAAGGAGGCGCCCCCATGACCCCGGAAATTGCAATGAAAGTCTTGAAATTTTTTAGGAATAAAGAAGCTCAAAAAATACAAGTGCACTACTTGTTAACTGAAAAGGAAAAAGAGATTCTTACCGGACTGGTGGACGGCTTAAGCTATAAAATGATTGCAGACAGACTCAGTATCAGCTATCATACAGTCAACTTTCACATTCGTAATATTTATCAAAAACTACACGTACATTCTGTGAGTGAAGCTGTCGCAAAAGCTATAAAAGAAAAGATTGTCTGA
- a CDS encoding T9SS type A sorting domain-containing protein, whose protein sequence is MKTKYLLLGMMFFLLCANTFAAEIEPNDTKAKATKLNLNGSNTGAINPVGDVDWWQVATTSDGQLNVTLTSTNGLYCYVTIYDNNGTTLLASNYTNGTVTISKDGLAPGTYFIYIYPYYSDQMPSYTLSNVFTPAALTNDPEPNDTYTNASNLPLNKSKTGHIGFYYNQKRDTTDFWKITTTGDGLVRLSLTSQNGQYVYYQLFDADGITNLHSSYTNGSQSYDVVGLAAGTYYVKIFCFYSDGFAPYTLTDSLIPPVQANDPESNDSKKNAVTLNLNSTVTGHIGYYANLQRDMEDWYKVTTNKDGMISITFTSNNNQYVYAYLYDNDGSTLIGGNYTNGTFTFNTDGLMAGTYYVKIFPYYSDGFAPYTLTNSLSKYANADDGISNDVAKKAATLPANTTTPGHVGFYYKNSRDLIDWWKINYTGNGDLTVTMNVEPWLSTGGVPYSYLQIYEDTLAAPIFNQYNNSGTVTATLTGLSKKYYYVAVFPFYNTEWFSYNLTPTFTQKNCASISLVQATSNGCSNSSLEYQASGSHAPYSVQLYRYGKPLGSPIVVNNGNSFTFDNLAPGNYYATVYGDGATGSCSSTTPVTTIMPVIKGETTSGITSTKATLKWNTISCVVEYSVQYRVEGTSSWTTKTTNGNVNSYQLKNLTPSTTYEWRVAGVDMGNGETATGKYSSITTFTTLASKNENLLSTGGDNLITSLYPNPVSDVINLSIEHGSGQLNLSIVNNIGQVMAQRIVQADAAGTIVSWNVSEFPQGIYLVRITNGTSIETRLFNKQ, encoded by the coding sequence ATGAAAACAAAATACCTACTTCTGGGCATGATGTTCTTTTTACTGTGTGCAAATACTTTTGCTGCGGAAATAGAACCCAATGACACCAAGGCGAAAGCTACTAAGCTGAATCTTAATGGCAGTAATACAGGGGCAATCAATCCTGTAGGGGATGTTGATTGGTGGCAGGTAGCCACTACTTCTGATGGGCAACTGAATGTTACTCTTACATCAACGAATGGTTTATATTGCTATGTTACCATATATGATAACAACGGCACTACGTTGCTTGCTTCTAATTATACGAATGGTACGGTTACCATTTCAAAGGATGGTTTAGCTCCCGGAACTTATTTCATTTATATCTATCCCTATTACTCAGATCAGATGCCATCTTATACGCTTTCAAATGTATTTACACCTGCTGCTTTAACCAACGATCCTGAGCCAAATGATACCTATACAAATGCAAGTAACCTTCCATTAAACAAAAGCAAAACAGGACATATTGGCTTTTATTATAATCAAAAAAGAGATACGACAGATTTTTGGAAAATTACAACCACAGGTGACGGTTTAGTAAGACTTAGTCTGACCTCGCAGAACGGACAGTATGTTTATTATCAACTATTCGATGCTGATGGTATCACGAATCTTCATAGCAGCTATACCAATGGATCTCAATCGTACGACGTTGTTGGTCTGGCGGCGGGAACCTATTATGTTAAAATATTTTGCTTCTACAGTGATGGCTTTGCTCCTTATACTCTTACTGACAGCCTGATTCCTCCTGTGCAGGCTAATGACCCTGAGTCAAATGATTCAAAAAAGAATGCGGTCACCTTGAATTTAAACAGTACCGTTACCGGGCATATAGGATATTATGCAAACCTACAGCGGGATATGGAGGATTGGTATAAGGTTACAACCAATAAAGATGGTATGATTTCAATCACGTTTACTTCTAACAATAACCAGTATGTGTACGCATACCTGTACGATAATGATGGTAGCACACTGATAGGTGGAAATTACACCAATGGTACTTTTACCTTCAATACGGATGGTCTTATGGCAGGTACATACTATGTGAAAATTTTCCCCTATTACTCCGATGGATTCGCACCGTATACGCTCACAAATTCATTATCCAAGTATGCAAATGCAGATGATGGCATTTCGAATGATGTTGCGAAAAAAGCCGCCACCTTACCGGCAAACACTACTACTCCTGGTCACGTAGGTTTTTATTATAAGAATTCCCGTGATTTAATAGATTGGTGGAAGATCAATTATACCGGGAATGGTGATTTAACAGTAACTATGAATGTAGAACCATGGCTAAGCACTGGTGGAGTTCCCTACTCATATCTTCAGATTTATGAAGACACATTAGCAGCGCCCATCTTTAACCAGTACAACAATTCCGGAACTGTTACGGCAACTCTTACAGGCTTGTCTAAGAAATATTACTATGTGGCAGTATTCCCTTTTTACAACACTGAATGGTTTTCATACAATCTAACTCCAACATTTACTCAAAAGAACTGTGCCTCAATTAGCCTGGTACAAGCTACTTCAAATGGTTGTTCCAACAGCAGTCTGGAATACCAGGCAAGTGGAAGTCATGCACCCTATTCGGTTCAATTATACCGGTATGGAAAGCCGCTGGGATCTCCCATAGTAGTAAATAATGGGAATTCCTTCACATTCGATAATCTGGCCCCTGGCAATTATTACGCAACAGTTTACGGTGATGGAGCAACTGGAAGCTGCTCCAGCACAACACCTGTTACTACTATTATGCCTGTTATAAAAGGGGAAACTACTTCTGGAATAACGTCAACCAAAGCAACGCTCAAATGGAACACAATTTCTTGTGTCGTCGAGTACAGTGTTCAATACCGGGTGGAAGGAACTTCTTCCTGGACAACGAAAACAACAAACGGCAATGTGAATTCGTATCAATTAAAAAACCTGACTCCCAGCACTACTTATGAGTGGCGGGTGGCAGGTGTAGATATGGGTAATGGTGAAACAGCCACGGGAAAGTATTCTTCCATTACTACCTTTACAACGTTAGCATCTAAAAATGAAAACCTTCTGTCAACAGGAGGAGATAATTTAATAACTTCTTTGTATCCCAATCCTGTTTCAGATGTAATCAACCTTTCCATTGAACACGGTTCCGGACAGTTAAACCTCTCTATCGTTAATAATATTGGTCAGGTCATGGCTCAGCGTATCGTTCAGGCAGATGCTGCTGGCACTATTGTAAGCTGGAATGTTTCTGAATTCCCACAAGGAATATACCTGGTGAGAATTACGAATGGCACTTCAATAGAAACAAGACTGTTTAATAAGCAGTAA
- a CDS encoding valine--tRNA ligase, whose protein sequence is MEMEKIYNPSGIDDKWYQRWMDAKLFQSKPDEREPYTIVIPPPNVTGVLHMGHALNNTIQDICIRRARMMGKNACWIPGTDHASIATEAKVTAMLKVQGISKKDLSRDEFLKYCWEWKEKYGGIILQQLKKLGCSLDWNRTAFTMDPDYSRAVIGVFIDLYNKGYIYRGVKMINWDPKAKTALSDEEVIHREVKSKLYYIRYSLDSNSNDGDQKSVNETLNIGQEEYITIATVRPETILGDTAIAVNPNDPRFQHLHGRFAFVPLINRRIPIIFDDYVTMEFGTGALKVTPAHDINDYNLGLKHQLQVIDTLNDDGTLSNAAQLYTGEDRFEARRKIVRDLEKSGHLEKTEDYVNQIGFSERTEVVIEPRLSLQWWCRMENMAKPALKAVLDEDIKFYPAKFKNTYRHWMENIHDWCISRQLWWGHRIPAWFAPDGNLAVAATAEEAAAILNVKKLNLEATIENSQFADPVSYYEARQLRQDEDVLDTWFSSWLWPFEVFKGLSDPGNEEVKYYYPTNTLVTAPEIIFFWVARMIMSGYEYMGKKPFSEVYFTGIVRDTLGRKMSKSLGNSPDLLALIDQYGADAVRFGILISSPAGNDLLYDEKLIEQGRNFNNKIWNALRLIKGWSISDSNPPPDLSQSTGNQFSVEWFENHLNLTVKELERLLNEFQISAALKLLYELVWVDFCSWYLEMVKPGFEQSTDQETYSKTVDFFEILMKLLHPFMPFITEELFHLIRERTETEFITISDYPKYIKKEGFNENYESVPSLPISETLKELGTIIKEIVTEVREQKNRNNIKQNEKVTLYYLDDRYIVNSDLLKKLAGLSSIEKVTDIPENSIRFLYRTQEFFLASPRAIDFSKERLFLEKELTYHRGFLDSVMKKLGNEKFKSKASVQIIENEKKKAFDAQEKIRLLEERLHVIIN, encoded by the coding sequence ATGGAGATGGAGAAGATTTATAATCCTTCCGGTATAGATGATAAGTGGTACCAGCGCTGGATGGATGCAAAGCTATTTCAATCAAAGCCCGATGAACGTGAACCTTATACTATAGTAATTCCGCCGCCGAATGTGACCGGTGTATTGCATATGGGCCATGCGCTGAACAATACCATCCAGGACATCTGTATCCGCCGTGCACGAATGATGGGAAAAAATGCCTGTTGGATTCCGGGAACTGACCATGCCTCTATTGCTACAGAAGCAAAGGTGACGGCAATGCTGAAAGTACAAGGGATCAGCAAGAAGGATCTTTCACGTGACGAATTTTTGAAATACTGCTGGGAATGGAAGGAAAAATATGGAGGAATTATTTTGCAGCAGCTTAAAAAATTAGGCTGCTCACTGGATTGGAACCGAACAGCCTTCACCATGGATCCGGATTACTCCCGCGCAGTAATCGGGGTTTTCATCGATCTGTATAATAAAGGATACATCTACCGCGGTGTTAAGATGATCAATTGGGATCCTAAAGCAAAGACAGCACTTAGTGATGAAGAAGTTATTCACAGAGAGGTAAAATCGAAACTATATTACATACGGTACAGCCTGGATTCGAATTCAAATGATGGTGACCAAAAATCTGTAAATGAGACTTTGAATATTGGACAGGAGGAATACATTACCATTGCGACTGTTCGGCCGGAAACTATATTAGGAGATACTGCAATCGCCGTTAATCCAAATGATCCTCGGTTCCAGCACCTCCATGGCCGGTTCGCTTTTGTACCCCTGATAAACCGCAGAATCCCAATCATTTTTGATGACTATGTGACCATGGAATTTGGGACCGGCGCGTTAAAAGTTACACCTGCTCACGACATAAATGATTACAACCTTGGTTTAAAGCATCAGCTCCAGGTTATCGATACATTAAATGATGATGGCACGTTGAGCAATGCTGCGCAGCTTTATACGGGCGAGGATCGCTTCGAAGCACGGCGAAAAATTGTTCGTGATTTAGAAAAAAGCGGACACCTGGAAAAAACGGAAGACTACGTTAACCAGATCGGTTTTTCCGAGCGAACAGAGGTTGTGATAGAACCACGTCTATCCTTACAGTGGTGGTGCCGGATGGAAAATATGGCTAAGCCAGCTCTTAAAGCAGTATTGGATGAAGATATTAAGTTTTATCCTGCAAAATTTAAAAATACGTATCGCCACTGGATGGAAAACATTCACGATTGGTGCATCAGCCGGCAGCTGTGGTGGGGACATCGCATACCGGCATGGTTTGCGCCAGACGGAAATCTTGCAGTGGCGGCAACGGCTGAAGAAGCAGCAGCAATTTTAAATGTAAAGAAACTGAATCTGGAAGCTACAATCGAAAATTCACAGTTCGCTGATCCTGTTTCTTACTATGAAGCCAGACAGTTGCGGCAGGATGAAGACGTGCTCGATACGTGGTTCTCATCCTGGCTGTGGCCTTTCGAAGTATTTAAGGGATTAAGTGATCCGGGAAATGAAGAGGTGAAGTATTACTATCCCACAAACACGCTCGTAACCGCTCCTGAAATTATCTTCTTCTGGGTGGCGCGCATGATCATGAGCGGGTATGAGTATATGGGGAAAAAGCCATTCAGCGAAGTGTACTTCACCGGCATAGTACGGGACACCTTGGGAAGGAAAATGTCTAAATCACTTGGCAACTCTCCCGATTTGCTGGCTTTGATTGATCAGTATGGGGCCGACGCTGTACGGTTTGGTATTTTAATTTCATCACCTGCAGGCAACGATCTTTTGTATGATGAGAAGCTGATTGAGCAGGGAAGAAATTTTAACAATAAAATTTGGAATGCACTGCGGCTGATAAAAGGATGGAGTATATCTGATAGCAATCCTCCTCCCGATTTATCACAGTCAACCGGTAATCAATTTTCAGTGGAGTGGTTCGAAAATCATTTGAATTTAACTGTAAAAGAATTAGAACGGCTGTTAAACGAATTTCAGATTTCTGCAGCATTAAAACTTTTATATGAATTGGTTTGGGTAGATTTCTGTTCCTGGTACCTTGAAATGGTGAAGCCCGGGTTTGAGCAATCAACTGATCAGGAAACCTACTCTAAAACAGTTGACTTTTTTGAGATACTAATGAAATTATTACACCCCTTCATGCCTTTTATAACTGAAGAGCTTTTTCATTTAATAAGGGAAAGAACGGAAACAGAATTTATAACCATTTCAGATTATCCAAAGTATATTAAAAAAGAAGGGTTCAACGAAAATTACGAAAGCGTACCATCGCTACCGATAAGTGAAACATTAAAAGAATTGGGTACAATAATTAAGGAAATAGTTACAGAGGTTCGTGAACAAAAAAATAGAAATAATATAAAGCAAAATGAAAAAGTGACATTGTATTATTTGGATGACCGCTATATAGTAAACAGTGACCTGCTAAAGAAGTTAGCAGGCTTAAGCAGCATTGAAAAAGTGACAGACATTCCGGAAAATTCGATCCGTTTTCTCTACCGGACGCAGGAATTTTTCTTGGCATCTCCCCGTGCAATTGATTTTTCTAAAGAAAGGCTGTTTTTAGAAAAGGAACTTACCTATCACCGTGGTTTCTTAGATTCGGTAATGAAGAAGCTTGGCAACGAAAAATTTAAATCGAAAGCTTCGGTTCAGATAATTGAAAATGAAAAGAAGAAAGCTTTCGATGCACAGGAAAAAATCAGGCTGCTGGAAGAGCGGTTGCATGTAATTATAAATTAA
- a CDS encoding amidohydrolase, whose protein sequence is MRPPILFLIWLLASSCNNKPAADIFFYHAKIYTLNPKDSIADAMVVRDGKILSVGSEADLSNKYTATNRVDLKGQFVYPGFIDAHCHFFEYAMNLAQADLTGTTSWDDVLQKVLQQAASNSSGWLLGKGWDQNDWKEKDFPTKEKLDSLFPDRPVFLERIDGHACIVNQAVLNMTKIDGASKIPGGEIILKNGKPTGVLLDNAMDSVITKIPKPSAIEISAALLQAQRNCFAVGLTTLDDAGLEKKIIDIIDSLQKTANLKIRMYAMATDNEENKKYYFAHGPYKTDRLDVRAFKYYADGALGSRGALLLKPYTDAATKGLQKKPTHYFEEQAQLCYNHGFQMCTHAIGDSANRMMLHIYGEALGGPNDRRWRIEHCQVIAPGDFELFHQYNIIPSVQPTHATSDMYWAADRLGIYRIKGAYAYKFLLAQNGWIADGSDFPVENINPLYGYYAAVSRKDKKGFPPDGFQTENALTRYEALQGMTIWAAMANFEENEKGSLEPGKFADFVVLEKDIMTIPIEQTFSTTVLATYVNGEKVN, encoded by the coding sequence ATGCGACCACCTATCCTTTTCCTGATTTGGCTCTTAGCATCGTCATGTAACAATAAACCTGCAGCCGACATATTTTTTTACCATGCAAAAATATACACTCTTAATCCAAAGGATTCAATTGCCGATGCAATGGTGGTTAGGGATGGAAAGATATTGTCAGTAGGCAGTGAAGCAGATCTATCAAATAAATATACAGCTACAAACAGGGTGGATCTGAAAGGGCAATTCGTATACCCCGGATTTATTGATGCCCATTGTCACTTTTTTGAGTATGCTATGAACTTGGCACAGGCAGATTTAACCGGAACTACTTCCTGGGATGATGTGCTTCAGAAAGTACTTCAACAGGCAGCATCAAATTCAAGCGGTTGGCTGTTGGGAAAAGGATGGGATCAAAATGACTGGAAAGAAAAAGATTTTCCAACAAAGGAAAAACTCGATTCACTTTTTCCTGATCGCCCTGTTTTCCTGGAGCGAATTGACGGCCACGCCTGCATTGTAAACCAGGCAGTGCTTAACATGACTAAAATAGATGGTGCATCTAAAATTCCTGGTGGCGAAATTATTCTGAAAAATGGAAAACCTACCGGCGTACTTCTGGATAACGCCATGGATTCAGTGATTACAAAAATTCCTAAGCCTTCTGCAATAGAAATCAGCGCTGCATTATTACAAGCTCAGAGGAATTGTTTTGCAGTGGGATTAACCACCCTCGATGATGCCGGCCTGGAAAAAAAAATTATCGATATTATTGATTCCCTGCAAAAGACCGCTAACCTTAAGATACGCATGTATGCTATGGCCACCGACAATGAGGAAAACAAAAAATATTATTTCGCACATGGTCCCTATAAAACCGATCGTCTGGATGTCCGGGCATTTAAGTATTATGCAGATGGTGCTTTAGGTTCCCGCGGTGCTTTGCTCTTAAAACCCTATACCGATGCAGCAACAAAAGGGTTGCAAAAAAAGCCTACACATTATTTCGAGGAACAGGCACAACTCTGCTATAACCACGGTTTCCAGATGTGCACTCATGCTATAGGTGATTCCGCGAACCGGATGATGCTGCATATTTATGGAGAAGCGTTAGGGGGTCCAAATGACAGGCGATGGCGCATCGAGCATTGCCAGGTGATAGCGCCGGGTGATTTTGAGCTGTTTCATCAATATAATATCATCCCGTCTGTGCAACCCACACACGCCACCAGCGATATGTATTGGGCAGCTGACCGTCTTGGGATTTATCGTATCAAGGGAGCTTATGCTTATAAATTTTTATTAGCTCAGAACGGTTGGATTGCCGATGGAAGTGATTTTCCGGTAGAAAACATTAACCCGCTCTATGGCTATTATGCTGCTGTTTCACGAAAAGACAAAAAAGGATTTCCTCCGGATGGATTTCAAACTGAAAATGCACTTACACGCTATGAAGCATTACAGGGTATGACGATTTGGGCAGCCATGGCAAACTTCGAAGAAAATGAAAAGGGAAGCCTCGAGCCGGGTAAGTTTGCCGATTTTGTGGTGCTTGAAAAAGATATCATGACCATTCCTATTGAACAGACTTTTTCAACAACAGTTTTAGCTACGTATGTTAATGGGGAAAAGGTGAATTAA